One genomic region from Rattus norvegicus strain BN/NHsdMcwi chromosome 10, GRCr8, whole genome shotgun sequence encodes:
- the Prr15l gene encoding proline-rich protein 15-like protein: protein MTEVGWWKLTFLRKKKSTPKVLYEIPDTYAQTEGGAEPTGPDAGDPHSDFNSRLEKIVDKNTKGKHVKVSNSGRFKEKKRVRAMLAENPTLFDDRENKGQ, encoded by the coding sequence ATGACTGAGGTTGGTTGGTGGAAGCTGACCTtcctccggaaaaaaaaatccactcccAAAGTGCTCTACGAAATCCCCGACACCTATGCTCAAACAGAGGGAGGTGCAGAGCCCACAGGACCTGATGCAGGAGATCCTCACAGCGACTTTAACAGCCGCCTGGAGAAGATTGTGGACAAGAACACCAAAGGCAAGCATGTCAAAGTCTCCAACTCAGGCCgcttcaaagagaaaaaaagagtccGGGCCATGTTGGCAGAGAACCCCACCCTCTTTGATGACAGGGAGAACAAAGGACAATGA